Genomic window (Chitinophagaceae bacterium):
TAAGAGTATAAACAAACGAGTCTATTTTCATAGAATATTCCGAATGCTTGTGGTGGTTTTCCGTCATGTTCGTGTATTTTGGGGAGACCTTTATCAAAAGAGAACTTTTGATGAAATAGGGGATGCGAACTTGGCAATTCTACAAAATGTAGTTCGGGAAATACTTTTTTCATTTCTTTTCGGATAAATTTATCTAAGCCATAGTTATCATCTATATGTAAAAATCCACCTGATATCAGGTATTTTCTGATATTTTCTGCTTCTTTTTGGCTCAATACAACATTTCCATGCCCTGTCATATAAATATATGGATAAAGAAATATCTCTATATCGCCGACTTCTACTACATCTTCTTTTTCAAAAATGTGCGTTCCTAAATGGTTGTTACAAAAACGTATCAGATTCGGTAAAGCGGTTTTGTTTGCATACCAATCACCGCCGCCGCTATATTTGAGCTTGGCTATTTTAAGGTCTTGGGAGTATATGGTATTGTTTGCAAAAATAATAATAAGTAATACGATATATTTCATAAAAGAGGTCGTTTTTTTTTGTGTGTTAAAAAATATTTTATTAAAAATAGGAATTTA
Coding sequences:
- a CDS encoding DUF4159 domain-containing protein; translated protein: MKYIVLLIIIFANNTIYSQDLKIAKLKYSGGGDWYANKTALPNLIRFCNNHLGTHIFEKEDVVEVGDIEIFLYPYIYMTGHGNVVLSQKEAENIRKYLISGGFLHIDDNYGLDKFIRKEMKKVFPELHFVELPSSHPLFHQKFSFDKGLPKIHEHDGKPPQAFGIFYENRLVCLYSYETDLGNGWEDQTIHNDPEEVRQSALKMGANIISFVFTSY